From one Orcinus orca chromosome 10, mOrcOrc1.1, whole genome shotgun sequence genomic stretch:
- the USP19 gene encoding ubiquitin carboxyl-terminal hydrolase 19 isoform X7 encodes MSGGASTTGPRRGPPGLEEATSKKKQKDPANQENKDGDPRRGGSAFTREEPTKDELLLDWRQSADEVFVKLRVGAGPLRLEEVDAAFTDTDCVVRLPGGRQWGGVFYAEIESSCTKVQARKGGLLQLSLPKKVPLLTWPSLLKKPLGTQELVPGLRCQENGQEPSPVALEPGPEPRRAKQEARNQKRAQGRGEVGAGAGPGAQAGPSAKRAVHLHRGPEGEGSRDGPGPRGDAPQFLAEPATQAEAEEQLRVPPLNPQTCLLGSEENLALLTGKKAVAPRNDPVSPVMARSRDSEKDDRSKEEMAVAADAAALVDEPKSMVNLAFVKNDSYEKGPDSVVVHVYVKEICRDTSRVLFREQDFTLIFQTRDGNFLRPHPGCGPHTIFRWQVKLRNLIEPEQCTFCFTASRIDICLRKRQSQRWGGLEAPAARVGGAKVAVPTGPTPLDSTPPGGTPHPLTGQEEARAVEKEKPKARSEDTGLDGVAARTPMEHVAPKPEPHLASPKPTCMVPPMPHSPVSGDSVEEEEEEEKKVCLPGFTGLVNLGNTCFMNSVIQSLSNTRELRDFFHDRSFEAEINYNNPLGTGGRLAIGFAVLLRALWKGTHHAFQPSKLKAIVASKASQFTGYAQHDAQEFMAFLLDGLHEDLNRIQNKPYTETVDSDGRPDEVVAEEAWQRHKMRNDSFIVDLFQGQYKSKLVCPVCAKVSITFDPFLYLPVPLPQKQKVLPIFYFAREPHSKPVKFLVSISKENSSASEVLDSLSQSVHVKPENLRLAEVIKNRFHRVFLPSHSLDTVSPSDTLLCFELLSPELAKERVVVLEVQQRPQVPSVPISKCAACQRKQQSEDEKLKRCTRCYRVGYCNQLCQKTHWPDHKGLCRPENIGYPFLVSVPASRLTYARLAQLLEGYARYSVSVFQPPFQPGRMALESQGPGCNTLLSTSSLEAGDNDRDPVQPPELQMVTPVAEGDTGVPRAWASPDRGPVPSTSGVSSEMLASGPIEVGSLPAGERVSRPEAAVPGYQHPSEAMNSHTPQFFIYRIDASNREQRLEDKGDTPLELGDDCSLALVWRNNERLQEFVLVASKELECAEDPGSAGEAARAGHFTLDQCLNLFTRPEVLAPEEAWYCPQCKQHREASKQLLLWRLPNVLIVQLKRFSFRSFIWRDKINDLVEFPVRNLDLSKFCIGQKEEQLPSYDLYAVINHYGGMIGGHYTACARLPNDRSSQRSDVGWRLFDDSTVTTVDESQVVTRYAYVLFYRRRNSPVERPPRAGHSEHHPDLGPAAESAASQASRIWQELEAEEEPVPEGPAPLGSWGPQDWVGPPPRGPTTPDEGCLRYFVLGTVAALMALVLNVFYPLVSQSPWR; translated from the exons ATGTCTGGCGGGGCCAGCACCACAGGCCCAAGGAGAGGGCCCCCAGGACTGGAGGAGGCCACCAGTAAGAAGAAGCAGAAGGATCCAGCAAACCAGGAGAACAAGGATGGAGATCCTAGGAGAGGTG GGTCAGCATTCACTCGGGAGGAGCCGACCAAAGACG AGTTGTTGCTTGATTGGAGGCAGAGTGCTGATGAGGTGTTTGTCAAGCTGCGTGTGGGAGCCGGTCCCCTGCGGCTGGAGGAGGTAGATGCTGCCTTCACAGACACAGACTGTGTGGTGCGGCTTCCAG GTGGTCGGCAGTGGGGTGGTGTTTTCTATGCTGAGATAGAAAGTTCTTGCACCAAAGTGCAGGCTCGCAAAGGTGGCCTCCTGCAGCTGTCACTGCCCAAGAAGGTGCCTCTGCTCACGTGGCCCTCTCTCCTG AAGAAACCTCTTGGGACCCAGGAGTTGGTGCCAGGGCTGCGGTGCCAGGAGAATGGGCAGGAGCCGTCTCCTGTTGCCCTGGAGCCAGGCCCTGAGCCCCGCCGGGCTAAGCAGGAGGCCCGGAACCAGAAGCGGGCCCAGGGCCGTGGTGAGGTAGGCGCAGGGGCTGGCCCTGGGGCCCAAGCAGGGCCCAGTGCCAAGAGGGCTGTGCATCTCCACAGAGGGCCGGAGGGGGAAGGGTCCAGAGATGGCCCTGGACCCCGGGGTGATGCCCCCCAATTCCTGGCTGAGCCGGCCACCCAG GCTGAGGCTGAGGAACAGCTCCGTGTACCACCACTGAACCCCCAGACCTGCCTCCTGGGCTCAGAGGAGAATCTAGCACTTTTGACAGGAAAGAAGGCAGTAGCCCCCAGGAATGACCCAGTGTCCCCAGTCATGGCCCGGAGCAGAGACTCTGAGAAAGATGATCGTTCCAAAGAGGAGATGGCAGTGGCAGCAGATGCTGCAGCCTTGGTGGATG AGCCCAAGTCCATGGTGAACCTGGCATTTGTCAAGAATGACTCGTATGAGAAGGGGCCGGACTCAGTGGTGGTGCACGTGTACGTGAAGGAAATCTGCAGGGACACATCTCGAGTGCTTTTCCGCGAGCAGGACTTCACGCTTATCTTCCAGaccag GGACGGAAACTTCCTGAGACCGCACCCGGGCTGTGGGCCCCACACCATCTTCCGTTGGCAGGTGAAGCTCAG GAACCTGATCGAGCCAGAGCAGTGCACCTTCTGCTTCACGGCCTCTCGCATCGACATCTGCCTCCGCAAGCGGCAGAGTCAGCGCTGGGGGGGTCTGGAGGCCCCAGCTGCACGAG TGGGTGGTGCAAAGGTAGCCGTGCCGACAGGTCCAACCCCTCTGGATTCAACCCCACCGGGAGGtaccccccaccccctgacaGGCCAGGAGGAAGCCCGGGCTGTGGAGAAGGAGAAACCCAAGGCTCGATCTGAGGACACAGGCCTAGATGGTGTGGCAGCCCGCACCCCCATGGAGCATGTAGCCCCAAAGCCAGAGCCACACCTGGCATCG CCCAAGCCCACATGTATGGTGCCTCCAATGCCCCACAGCCCGGTGAGTGGAGACAgcgtggaggaagaggaggaggaagagaagaaggtgTGTCTGCCGGGCTTCACTGGCCTTGTCAATCTAGGCAACACCTGTTTCATGAACAGCGTCATCCAGTCTCTGTCCAATACTCGGGAGCTGCGGGACTTCTTCCACG ACCGCTCCTTTGAGGCCGAGATCAACTACAACAACCCACTGGGGACTGGTGGGCGTCTGGCCATCGGCTTTGCTGTGCTGCTCCGGGCGCTGTGGAAGGGAACCCACCATGCCTTCCAGCCCTCCAAGTTGAAG GCCATTGTGGCGAGCAAGGCCAGCCAGTTCACAGGCTATGCACAGCACGATGCCCAGGAGTTCATGGCTTTCCTGCTGGATGGGCTGCACGAGGACTTGAACCGTATTCAGAATAAGCCCTACACGGAGACCGTGGACTCAGATGGGCGACCTGATGAG GTGGTAGCTGAGGAAGCCTGGCAGCGGCACAAGATGAGGAATGACTCTTTCATCGTGGACCTATTTCAGGGACAGTACAAGTCGAAGCTGGTGTGCCCCGTGTGCGCAAAG GTCTCCATCACTTTTGACCCATTCCTGTACCTGCCGGTGCCCTTGCCACAGAAGCAAAAGGTTCTCCCCATCTTCTATTTTGCCCGGGAGCCCCACAGCAAGCCCGTCAAG TTTCTGGTGAGCATCAGCAAGGAGAACTCCAGTGCAAGTGAAGTGTTGGACTCCCTGTCTCAGAGTGTCCACGTGAAGCCTGAGAACCTGCGTCTGGCTGAG GTGATTAAGAATCGCTTCCACCGTGTGTTTTTGCCCTCCCACTCACTGGACACTGTGTCACCTTCCGACACACTCCTCTGCTTCGAGCTCCTATCCCCAGAGTTGGCTAAGGAGCGGGTGGTGGTACTAGAGGTGCAGCAG CGCCCCCAGGTGCCCAGCGTCCCCATCTCCAAGTGTGCAGCCTGCCAGCGGAAGCAGCAGTCAGAGGATGAGAAGCTGAAGCGCTGTACCCGTTGCTACCGCGTGGGCTACTGCAACCA gCTCTGTCAGAAAACCCATTGGCCTGACCATAAGGGCCTCTGCCGCCCTGAGAACATTGGCTACCCCTTCCTGGTCAGTGTACCTGCCTCACGCCTCACTTATGCCCGTCTTGCTCAGCTGCTAGAGGGATATGCCCG GTACTCTGTGAGTGTGTTCCAGCCACCCTTCCAGCCTGGCCGCATGGCCTTGGAGTCCCAGGGCCCTGGCTGCAACACACTGCTGTCCACTAGCTCCCTGGAGGCTGGGGACAATGACAGGGACCCTGTTCAGCCACCAGAGCTCCAGATGGTGACCCCTGTGGCTGAGGGGGACACAGGGGTCCCCCGGGCCTGGGCATCCCCTGATCGGGGCCCTGTGCCCAGCACCAGTGGAGTTTCTTCTGAGATGCTGGCCAGTGGGCCCATTGAAGTTGGCTCCTTGCCTGCTGGTGAGAGGGTGTCCCGGCCTGAAG CTGCTGTGCCCGGATACCAACACCCAAGTGAAGCCATGAATTCCCACACACCCCAGTTCTTTATCTATAGAATTGATGCATCCAACCGAGAGCAGCGGCTAGAGGACAAAG GAGACACCCCACTAGAGCTGGGTGATGACTGCAGCCTGGCTCTAGTCTGGCGGAACAATGAGCGCCTGCAGGAGTTTGTGTTGGTAGCCTCCAAGGAGCTGGAATGTGCTGAGGATCCAGGCTCTGCTGGTGAGGCTGCCCGTGCTGGCCACTTCACTCTGGACCAGTGTCTGAACCTCTTTACGCGGCCTGAGGTGCTGGCACCTGAGGAGGCTTG GTACTGCCCGCAGTGCAAACAACACCGCGAGGCCTCCAAGCAGCTGTTGTTGTGGCGCCTGCCGAATGTGCTCATCGTGCAGCTCAAGCGCTTCTCCTTTCGCAGTTTCATCTGGCGTGACAAGATCAATGACTTGGTGGAGTTCCCTGTTCG GAACCTGGACCTGAGCAAGTTCTGTATCGGTCAGAAAGAGGAGCAGCTGCCCAGCTATGACCTGTACGCTGTCATCAACCACTATGGAGGCATGATCGGTGGCCACTACACTGCCTGTGCACGCCTGCCCAATGATCGCAGCAGCCAGCGCAGCGACGTGG GCTGGCGCTTGTTTGATGACAGCACGGTGACAACGGTAGACGAGAGCCAGGTCGTGACGCGTTATGCCTATGTACTCTTCTACCGCCGGCGGAACTCTCCTGTGGAGAGGCCCCCCCGGGCAGGTCACTCTGAACACCACCCAGACCTAGGCCCTGCAGCTGAGTCTGCTGCCAGCCAG GCTTCCCGGATTTGGCAGGAGCTGGAGGCCGAGGAGGAGCCGGTACCTGAGGGGCCTGCGCCCCTGGGTTCCTGGGGGCCCCAGGACTGGGTGGGCCCCCCGCCACGTGGCCCTACCACACCAGACGAGGGCTGTCTCCGATACTTTGTTCTGGGCACCGTGGCAGCTTTGATGGCCCTCGTGCTCAACGTGTTCTATCCTCTGGTATCCCAGAGTCCCTGGAGATGA
- the USP19 gene encoding ubiquitin carboxyl-terminal hydrolase 19 isoform X13 yields MSGGASTTGPRRGPPGLEEATSKKKQKDPANQENKDGDPRRGGSAFTREEPTKDELLLDWRQSADEVFVKLRVGAGPLRLEEVDAAFTDTDCVVRLPGGRQWGGVFYAEIESSCTKVQARKGGLLQLSLPKKVPLLTWPSLLKPLGTQELVPGLRCQENGQEPSPVALEPGPEPRRAKQEARNQKRAQGRGEVGAGAGPGAQAGPSAKRAVHLHRGPEGEGSRDGPGPRGDAPQFLAEPATQAEAEEQLRVPPLNPQTCLLGSEENLALLTGKKAVAPRNDPVSPVMARSRDSEKDDRSKEEMAVAADAAALVDEPKSMVNLAFVKNDSYEKGPDSVVVHVYVKEICRDTSRVLFREQDFTLIFQTRDGNFLRPHPGCGPHTIFRWQVKLRNLIEPEQCTFCFTASRIDICLRKRQSQRWGGLEAPAARGAVGGAKVAVPTGPTPLDSTPPGGTPHPLTGQEEARAVEKEKPKARSEDTGLDGVAARTPMEHVAPKPEPHLASPKPTCMVPPMPHSPVSGDSVEEEEEEEKKVCLPGFTGLVNLGNTCFMNSVIQSLSNTRELRDFFHDRSFEAEINYNNPLGTGGRLAIGFAVLLRALWKGTHHAFQPSKLKAIVASKASQFTGYAQHDAQEFMAFLLDGLHEDLNRIQNKPYTETVDSDGRPDEVVAEEAWQRHKMRNDSFIVDLFQGQYKSKLVCPVCAKVSITFDPFLYLPVPLPQKQKVLPIFYFAREPHSKPVKFLVSISKENSSASEVLDSLSQSVHVKPENLRLAEVIKNRFHRVFLPSHSLDTVSPSDTLLCFELLSPELAKERVVVLEVQQRPQVPSVPISKCAACQRKQQSEDEKLKRCTRCYRVGYCNQLCQKTHWPDHKGLCRPENIGYPFLVSVPASRLTYARLAQLLEGYARYSVSVFQPPFQPGRMALESQGPGCNTLLSTSSLEAGDNDRDPVQPPELQMVTPVAEGDTGVPRAWASPDRGPVPSTSGVSSEMLASGPIEVGSLPAGERVSRPEAAVPGYQHPSEAMNSHTPQFFIYRIDASNREQRLEDKGDTPLELGDDCSLALVWRNNERLQEFVLVASKELECAEDPGSAGEAARAGHFTLDQCLNLFTRPEVLAPEEAWYCPQCKQHREASKQLLLWRLPNVLIVQLKRFSFRSFIWRDKINDLVEFPVRNLDLSKFCIGQKEEQLPSYDLYAVINHYGGMIGGHYTACARLPNDRSSQRSDVGWRLFDDSTVTTVDESQVVTRYAYVLFYRRRNSPVERPPRAGHSEHHPDLGPAAESAASQGLGPGQAPDVAPTRTAPERFAPPVDRPAPTYSNMEEVD; encoded by the exons ATGTCTGGCGGGGCCAGCACCACAGGCCCAAGGAGAGGGCCCCCAGGACTGGAGGAGGCCACCAGTAAGAAGAAGCAGAAGGATCCAGCAAACCAGGAGAACAAGGATGGAGATCCTAGGAGAGGTG GGTCAGCATTCACTCGGGAGGAGCCGACCAAAGACG AGTTGTTGCTTGATTGGAGGCAGAGTGCTGATGAGGTGTTTGTCAAGCTGCGTGTGGGAGCCGGTCCCCTGCGGCTGGAGGAGGTAGATGCTGCCTTCACAGACACAGACTGTGTGGTGCGGCTTCCAG GTGGTCGGCAGTGGGGTGGTGTTTTCTATGCTGAGATAGAAAGTTCTTGCACCAAAGTGCAGGCTCGCAAAGGTGGCCTCCTGCAGCTGTCACTGCCCAAGAAGGTGCCTCTGCTCACGTGGCCCTCTCTCCTG AAACCTCTTGGGACCCAGGAGTTGGTGCCAGGGCTGCGGTGCCAGGAGAATGGGCAGGAGCCGTCTCCTGTTGCCCTGGAGCCAGGCCCTGAGCCCCGCCGGGCTAAGCAGGAGGCCCGGAACCAGAAGCGGGCCCAGGGCCGTGGTGAGGTAGGCGCAGGGGCTGGCCCTGGGGCCCAAGCAGGGCCCAGTGCCAAGAGGGCTGTGCATCTCCACAGAGGGCCGGAGGGGGAAGGGTCCAGAGATGGCCCTGGACCCCGGGGTGATGCCCCCCAATTCCTGGCTGAGCCGGCCACCCAG GCTGAGGCTGAGGAACAGCTCCGTGTACCACCACTGAACCCCCAGACCTGCCTCCTGGGCTCAGAGGAGAATCTAGCACTTTTGACAGGAAAGAAGGCAGTAGCCCCCAGGAATGACCCAGTGTCCCCAGTCATGGCCCGGAGCAGAGACTCTGAGAAAGATGATCGTTCCAAAGAGGAGATGGCAGTGGCAGCAGATGCTGCAGCCTTGGTGGATG AGCCCAAGTCCATGGTGAACCTGGCATTTGTCAAGAATGACTCGTATGAGAAGGGGCCGGACTCAGTGGTGGTGCACGTGTACGTGAAGGAAATCTGCAGGGACACATCTCGAGTGCTTTTCCGCGAGCAGGACTTCACGCTTATCTTCCAGaccag GGACGGAAACTTCCTGAGACCGCACCCGGGCTGTGGGCCCCACACCATCTTCCGTTGGCAGGTGAAGCTCAG GAACCTGATCGAGCCAGAGCAGTGCACCTTCTGCTTCACGGCCTCTCGCATCGACATCTGCCTCCGCAAGCGGCAGAGTCAGCGCTGGGGGGGTCTGGAGGCCCCAGCTGCACGAG GTGCAGTGGGTGGTGCAAAGGTAGCCGTGCCGACAGGTCCAACCCCTCTGGATTCAACCCCACCGGGAGGtaccccccaccccctgacaGGCCAGGAGGAAGCCCGGGCTGTGGAGAAGGAGAAACCCAAGGCTCGATCTGAGGACACAGGCCTAGATGGTGTGGCAGCCCGCACCCCCATGGAGCATGTAGCCCCAAAGCCAGAGCCACACCTGGCATCG CCCAAGCCCACATGTATGGTGCCTCCAATGCCCCACAGCCCGGTGAGTGGAGACAgcgtggaggaagaggaggaggaagagaagaaggtgTGTCTGCCGGGCTTCACTGGCCTTGTCAATCTAGGCAACACCTGTTTCATGAACAGCGTCATCCAGTCTCTGTCCAATACTCGGGAGCTGCGGGACTTCTTCCACG ACCGCTCCTTTGAGGCCGAGATCAACTACAACAACCCACTGGGGACTGGTGGGCGTCTGGCCATCGGCTTTGCTGTGCTGCTCCGGGCGCTGTGGAAGGGAACCCACCATGCCTTCCAGCCCTCCAAGTTGAAG GCCATTGTGGCGAGCAAGGCCAGCCAGTTCACAGGCTATGCACAGCACGATGCCCAGGAGTTCATGGCTTTCCTGCTGGATGGGCTGCACGAGGACTTGAACCGTATTCAGAATAAGCCCTACACGGAGACCGTGGACTCAGATGGGCGACCTGATGAG GTGGTAGCTGAGGAAGCCTGGCAGCGGCACAAGATGAGGAATGACTCTTTCATCGTGGACCTATTTCAGGGACAGTACAAGTCGAAGCTGGTGTGCCCCGTGTGCGCAAAG GTCTCCATCACTTTTGACCCATTCCTGTACCTGCCGGTGCCCTTGCCACAGAAGCAAAAGGTTCTCCCCATCTTCTATTTTGCCCGGGAGCCCCACAGCAAGCCCGTCAAG TTTCTGGTGAGCATCAGCAAGGAGAACTCCAGTGCAAGTGAAGTGTTGGACTCCCTGTCTCAGAGTGTCCACGTGAAGCCTGAGAACCTGCGTCTGGCTGAG GTGATTAAGAATCGCTTCCACCGTGTGTTTTTGCCCTCCCACTCACTGGACACTGTGTCACCTTCCGACACACTCCTCTGCTTCGAGCTCCTATCCCCAGAGTTGGCTAAGGAGCGGGTGGTGGTACTAGAGGTGCAGCAG CGCCCCCAGGTGCCCAGCGTCCCCATCTCCAAGTGTGCAGCCTGCCAGCGGAAGCAGCAGTCAGAGGATGAGAAGCTGAAGCGCTGTACCCGTTGCTACCGCGTGGGCTACTGCAACCA gCTCTGTCAGAAAACCCATTGGCCTGACCATAAGGGCCTCTGCCGCCCTGAGAACATTGGCTACCCCTTCCTGGTCAGTGTACCTGCCTCACGCCTCACTTATGCCCGTCTTGCTCAGCTGCTAGAGGGATATGCCCG GTACTCTGTGAGTGTGTTCCAGCCACCCTTCCAGCCTGGCCGCATGGCCTTGGAGTCCCAGGGCCCTGGCTGCAACACACTGCTGTCCACTAGCTCCCTGGAGGCTGGGGACAATGACAGGGACCCTGTTCAGCCACCAGAGCTCCAGATGGTGACCCCTGTGGCTGAGGGGGACACAGGGGTCCCCCGGGCCTGGGCATCCCCTGATCGGGGCCCTGTGCCCAGCACCAGTGGAGTTTCTTCTGAGATGCTGGCCAGTGGGCCCATTGAAGTTGGCTCCTTGCCTGCTGGTGAGAGGGTGTCCCGGCCTGAAG CTGCTGTGCCCGGATACCAACACCCAAGTGAAGCCATGAATTCCCACACACCCCAGTTCTTTATCTATAGAATTGATGCATCCAACCGAGAGCAGCGGCTAGAGGACAAAG GAGACACCCCACTAGAGCTGGGTGATGACTGCAGCCTGGCTCTAGTCTGGCGGAACAATGAGCGCCTGCAGGAGTTTGTGTTGGTAGCCTCCAAGGAGCTGGAATGTGCTGAGGATCCAGGCTCTGCTGGTGAGGCTGCCCGTGCTGGCCACTTCACTCTGGACCAGTGTCTGAACCTCTTTACGCGGCCTGAGGTGCTGGCACCTGAGGAGGCTTG GTACTGCCCGCAGTGCAAACAACACCGCGAGGCCTCCAAGCAGCTGTTGTTGTGGCGCCTGCCGAATGTGCTCATCGTGCAGCTCAAGCGCTTCTCCTTTCGCAGTTTCATCTGGCGTGACAAGATCAATGACTTGGTGGAGTTCCCTGTTCG GAACCTGGACCTGAGCAAGTTCTGTATCGGTCAGAAAGAGGAGCAGCTGCCCAGCTATGACCTGTACGCTGTCATCAACCACTATGGAGGCATGATCGGTGGCCACTACACTGCCTGTGCACGCCTGCCCAATGATCGCAGCAGCCAGCGCAGCGACGTGG GCTGGCGCTTGTTTGATGACAGCACGGTGACAACGGTAGACGAGAGCCAGGTCGTGACGCGTTATGCCTATGTACTCTTCTACCGCCGGCGGAACTCTCCTGTGGAGAGGCCCCCCCGGGCAGGTCACTCTGAACACCACCCAGACCTAGGCCCTGCAGCTGAGTCTGCTGCCAGCCAG GGACTAGGCCCTGGCCAGGCCCCTGACGTGGCCCCCACGCGGACAGCCCCTGAACGCTTCGCCCCCCCTGTGGACCGCCCAGCCCCCACCTACAGCAACATGGAGGAGGTCGATTAG